A window from Setaria italica strain Yugu1 chromosome VIII, Setaria_italica_v2.0, whole genome shotgun sequence encodes these proteins:
- the LOC101777662 gene encoding LOB domain-containing protein 12, whose protein sequence is MAGSGSSSGSGSSSSPCASCKLLRRRCTQECVFAPYFPPEDPQKFAIVHKVFGASNVSKMLQELPAQQRADAVSSLVYEANARMRDPVYGCVGAISYLQQQVSQLQMQLALAKAEILCVQMQHDGHATVSSPPLSASQQLERKQQQLMECEAYGSLLMQDGLINASFNSTAAAHHQQQMMGSLGSAGNTAMMLQEACLKKESLWT, encoded by the exons ATGGCCGGGAGCGGAAGCAGCAGCGGGAGTGGGAGCAGCAGCTCGCCGTGCGCGTCGTGCAAGCTGCTACGGCGGCGGTGTACCCAGGAGTGCGTGTTCGCGCCCTACTTCCCTCCTGAGGATCCTCAAAAGTTTGCCATCGTCCACAAGGTCTTTGGCGCCAGCAATGTCAGCAAGATGCTCCAG GAGCTGCCTGCTCAGCAGAGGGCGGATGCGGTAAGCAGCCTGGTGTACGAGGCCAACGCACGGATGAGGGACCCTGTCTACGGCTGCGTCGGTGCCATCTCCTACCTCCAGCAGCAAGTCTCACAACTCCAGATGCAGCTCGCCCTCGCCAAGGCCGAGATCCTCTGCGTCCAGATGCAGCACGATGGCCATGCAACTGTTTCGTCACCACCATTATCAGCATCGCAACAACTTGAGCGAAAACAGCAGCAGCTCATGGAATGCGAGGCGTATGGTAGCCTGCTCATGCAAGATGGCCTGATTAACGCGTCGTTCAACAGCACTGCCGCCGCCCATCATCAGCAGCAGATGATGGGCAGCTTAGGTTCCGCGGGGAACACTGCAATGATGCTGCAGGAGGCGTGCCTCAAGAAAGAGTCTCTGTGGACATGA
- the LOC101778482 gene encoding uncharacterized protein LOC101778482 isoform X1 translates to MVGPFNSASPTQPTPPNERKNPLRHGGVIPSISGEASGEPPFHFKSTRRAARNMPALAEQDHHDALSLFASRLSRQHRFGDDDLRLLEAALSAGADVPALLATRSAARRLLQQRAKEAFAALDPLLDQGRSLASADFFARAFALVGDVESCLAMRYEALLLRDAKYSDNHHLQVSRQEWLTFAKDSLDNGFYTIASKACAHATAHIHRSHPGQLGSTNSIEKDEINDIIGLQNLAKSLSAQHSVQTQSAEYMKRRASGVHEKYNLQPGKPKLPGSSMFRLGIKTRNIKKLLHSRERNLGEI, encoded by the exons ATGGTGGGCCCATTCAATTCAGCCAGCCCAACCCAGCCCACCCCACCAAACGAAAGGAAAAATCCTCTCCGTCACGGGGGGGTGATTCCATCCATCTCCGGCGAGGCGAGCGGCGAGCCACCATTTCATTTCAAAtccacccgccgcgccgcccgcaaCATGCCGGCGCTGGCGGAGCAGGATCACCACGACGCCCTCTCCCTCTTCGCCTCCCGCCTCTCCCGACAACATAGATTTGGGGACGACGACCTCCGGCTGCTGGAGGCCGCGCTCTCCGCTGGCGCCGACGTCCCCGCTCTGCTCGCCACGCGCTCGGCCGCCCGCCGTCTGCTTCAACAGCGCGCGAAGGAGGCATTCGCCGCGCTGGATCCGCTGCTGGATCAGGGGAGGAGCCTCGCCAGCGCCGACTTCTTCGCGCGTGCCTTCGCCCTCGTCGGCGATGTCGAG AGCTGCCTCGCCATGAGATACGAGGCCCTGCTTCTGCGAGATGCCAAATACTCTGACAACCACCATCTGCAAGTGTCCCGTCAGGAGTGGTTAACTTTTGCGAAGGATTCTCTTGATAATGGCTTTTACACAATTGCTTCCAAG GCATGTGCACATGCTACAGCGCACATTCATCGCAGCCACCCAGGGCAGTTGGGCTCCACTAATTCCATCGAGAAGGACGAGATCAATGATATAATAGGTCTTCAAAACTTGGCCAAGTCATTATCTGCACAGCATTCTG TTCAGACACAGTCAGCTGAATACATGAAAAGGAGAGCTTCAGGTGTTCATGAGAAGTATAATTTGCAACCAGGAAAACCAAAGTTACCAGGAAGTTCAATGTTTAGGTTAGGGATCAAAACAAGGAACATAAAGAAACTGCTTCATAGCCGCGAAAGGAATTTGGGCGAgatttga
- the LOC101778482 gene encoding uncharacterized protein LOC101778482 isoform X2, protein MVGPFNSASPTQPTPPNERKNPLRHGGVIPSISGEASGEPPFHFKSTRRAARNMPALAEQDHHDALSLFASRLSRQHRFGDDDLRLLEAALSAGADVPALLATRSAARRLLQQRAKEAFAALDPLLDQGRSLASADFFARAFALVGDVESCLAMRYEALLLRDAKYSDNHHLQVSRQEWLTFAKDSLDNGFYTIASKACAHATAHIHRSHPGQLGSTNSIEKDEINDIIGLQNLAKSLSAQHSDTVS, encoded by the exons ATGGTGGGCCCATTCAATTCAGCCAGCCCAACCCAGCCCACCCCACCAAACGAAAGGAAAAATCCTCTCCGTCACGGGGGGGTGATTCCATCCATCTCCGGCGAGGCGAGCGGCGAGCCACCATTTCATTTCAAAtccacccgccgcgccgcccgcaaCATGCCGGCGCTGGCGGAGCAGGATCACCACGACGCCCTCTCCCTCTTCGCCTCCCGCCTCTCCCGACAACATAGATTTGGGGACGACGACCTCCGGCTGCTGGAGGCCGCGCTCTCCGCTGGCGCCGACGTCCCCGCTCTGCTCGCCACGCGCTCGGCCGCCCGCCGTCTGCTTCAACAGCGCGCGAAGGAGGCATTCGCCGCGCTGGATCCGCTGCTGGATCAGGGGAGGAGCCTCGCCAGCGCCGACTTCTTCGCGCGTGCCTTCGCCCTCGTCGGCGATGTCGAG AGCTGCCTCGCCATGAGATACGAGGCCCTGCTTCTGCGAGATGCCAAATACTCTGACAACCACCATCTGCAAGTGTCCCGTCAGGAGTGGTTAACTTTTGCGAAGGATTCTCTTGATAATGGCTTTTACACAATTGCTTCCAAG GCATGTGCACATGCTACAGCGCACATTCATCGCAGCCACCCAGGGCAGTTGGGCTCCACTAATTCCATCGAGAAGGACGAGATCAATGATATAATAGGTCTTCAAAACTTGGCCAAGTCATTATCTGCACAGCATTCTG ACACAGTCAGCTGA